The nucleotide window CTCCGACCCGAGTGAGGAAATCTTGGGGCGCGCTCGATATCTTTTCAAGCGCGTACCGCCCCAGTCAAACTGCCCGGCTACCAGTGTCCTCCGCCAGGAGTGAGAGTCGCAGTCACCATCGGGTAGTATTTCAATGCTGGCTCGGTGGCCCGCTAGCGCGGGTACCTGTGTAACGCCTCCTACCTATGCTGCACAATGGCGACCACGTCTCAGTGACAGCCTGCAGTAAAGCTCTATAGGGTCTTCGCTTCCCCTTGGGGGTCTCCAGACTCCGCACTGGAACGTACAGTTCACCGGGCCCAACGTTGGGACAGTGGCGCTCTCGTTGATCCATTCATGCAAGCCGCTACTAAAGCGGCAAGGTACTACGCTACCTTAAGAGGGTCATAGTTACCCCCGCCGTTAACGGGTCCTTCGTCCCCTTGTAAGGGGTGTTCAGATACCCGCACTGGGCAGGATTCAGTGACCGTACGAGTCCTTACGGATTTGCGGTCACCTATGTTGTTACTAGACAGTCGGAGCGCCCGAGTCACTGCGACCTGCCTCTTCGCGAGGCAGGCATCCCTTATTGCGAACGTACGGGACTAACTTGCCGAATTCCCTAACGTCGGTTGCTCCCGACAGACCTTGGCTTTCGCCGCCACGAGTACCTGTGTCGGATCTCGGTACGGACAGTGTGCTCACCTTTTCACGGGCTCTAGGTTGACCTGACTTGCGCTATCCTGTCATTCGGTCGCTTCGTGCCATTACGGCTTCCACGAACTTCGACAGTTCGACTGGGCGAAAGCCCAGCTCAGGCGGCCCCAAAGCGTCGGCTTTGAGTGCACACTGGCATAGGAATATTAACCTATTTCCCTGTTGTCAGCTTCGACTTACGGGCTGACTTAGGACCGGCTAACCCTCAGCTGATCAGCATTGCTGAGGAACCCTTACTCGTTCGGCCGTCGGGGTTCTAACCCGACTAACGCTGCTACTATGACCAGGATTTTCGTTACTGCACGGTCCACATGATCTCTCGACCATGCTTCCGCCCGAACAGCACGCCAACCTACGGAATCATCCTCTTACGGATGCCGCTAGGTCTCGGTGGTGGACTTGAGCCCCGATCATTTTGGGCGCCTCAAACCTCGGCCGGTAAGCTGTTACGCTTTTCTTAGAGGGTAGCTGCTTCTAAGCTCACCTCCCGGCTGTCTAGGGCTTGAGACCACCTTCGATCGCACTTAGTCCACACTTGGGGACCTTAACCCAGCTCTGGGTTGTCTCCCTCACGGTACACAGGCTTACCCCGCGCACCGGACTCCCTGCGTCAAACGACGTTCGTAGGTTTGGAGTTGGACAGGGGGCGCACTCCTCTCGGAGTGCGGTCCCCCAATCCGTTGCTCTACCCCACGAACTACCTCGGCAGAGGTCATGCTTCGACATGTTTCGGTTGGAACCAGCTGTTTCCGGACTCGATGGGCCTTTCACCCCTAGACGTAGATCACGAGAGGGTATTGTAGGACACCAACTCTAACAGGCCTCCACGTGCCTTTCGGCACGCTTCACCTTGTCCACGCCTAGATCGTCCGGTTTCGGGTCGTGCCCGTTTGACTCCCCGCGCTTGAACACGGTGACCCTCGTCGTAAGACTGCGGTCGTATCGGTTTCCCTGCGCCTTCCCCGATGATCGGGTTAGACTCGTCAAACAGGCACACTCCCTGGTTCGTTTTTCAAAACGTACGACAGAACACCGGCTTCCCGTATGGCTTACTACAGGCTCGCGCCTGATTCATTCGATACGGGACCTTTCGTGCCCTGTCGCTCTATCGCCAACTGATTTCACGCCCTATTGCACCTCCCTTTGTGGGGTGCTTTTCAGCGTTCGTTCACACTACTTGTTCGCTATCGGTCTTGAGGAGTGTTTAGTCTTCGCGGTCGATGCCCGCGATCTTCACGAGGGATATCCAACCCCCGATACTCTGGAACTGACTCGTTCCGTACTCGACGACCTTACGGGACTGTCACCCTGTCTCGTGCTCTATTCCAAGAGACTTCGTGTCGTTTTTCGGGAAGTGATCGTCAGTCCGAACACCACATTGCCCGTAAGGGCTTCGGTTTGGACTGCGTCGCGTTCATTCGCCATTACTTACGACATCACGATTACGTTTTCTTTTCCTGTCGATACTAAGATGTTTCAATTCTCGACGTTCCCCATTGCGCGAAGCAATTGCGGTGGGGATTCCCATTCGGAGATCCTATGTTCTTCGCCTCCGTGCGGCTCCCATAGGCTTATCGCAGCTTGGCACGTCCGTCTTCAGCTCTCAAGCCGAGCGATCCACCAGCTGGCACAGTAGCCACGTTCATCGGATCGGCGTTGCGACAGAGTCGCAACATCGTGACCCGGGAACGGGTCCAGTGGACGCCTGGACTACACGTACACACGGTCGCATCTGCACGCCGGTAGACGGCCGGCCTGCATTGACCCTTCCCACTCACACTTGCGCGGAGTGGTGCATCAGTTCAGTCGTACTCAATCACAGTCCCGTCGCCCACTTAAGGGGAGCGATTCGATGATTGGTACGAGTCATGGACCCACAGGGATTCGAACCCTGGGCATCCTCCTTGCAAAGGAGGCACTCTACCACTGAGCTATGGGCCCACGTCCGCCCAGATGGGCGGACAGAGACATATGTGTTAGCCTCGGTAGTTCTGAGGTGCCCGATCGGCCGCGCGATGGGTCGATCGAACGTGAAAACCGCTGGTGGGTCAGGACAGCGTCCTGATCCCGGTCTGTGGAGGTGATCCAGCCGCAGATTCCCCTACGGCTACCTTGTTACGACTTAAGCCCCCTTGCGAAGCCCAGATTCGACCCGGGAACCGGGCCTCATCCGGACCTCACTCGGGTGCTTTGACGGGCGGTGTGTGCAAGGAGCAGGGACGTATTCACCGCGCCCTTCTGAGGCGCGATTACTACCGAATCCAGCTTCATGAGGGCGAGTTTCAGCCCTCAATCCGAACTACGACCAAGTTTCGGAGATTAGCGTCCCCTTTCGGGGTTGCATCCCACTGTCTTGGCCATTGTAGCCCGCGTGTCGCCCAGCACATTCGGGGCATACTGACCTACCGTTGCCCGTTCCTTCCTCCAGTTTGGCACTGGCAGTCTCCCTAATGTACCCAGCTACCACAAGGGTACTGCTGGCAATTAGGCATGCGGGTCTCGCTCGTTGCCTGACTTAACAGGACGCCTCACGGTACGAGCTGACGGCGGCCATGCACCTCCTCTCAGTGGCTCAGGTAAGCTCATCACACTGACCGTCACTGCACACTGTCGATGCTGGTGAGATGTCCGGCGTTGAGTCCAATTAAACCGCAGGCTCCTCCGGTTGTAGTGCTCCCCCGCCAATTCCTTTAAGTTTCATCCTTGCGGACGTACTTCCCAGGCGGTCTGCTTCACGGCTTCCCTACGGCACATCACAAACTCGTAGTTTGTGACACACCTAGCAGACATCGTTTACAGCTCGGACTACCCGGGTATCTAATCCGGTTCGTGACCCGAGCTTTCGTCCCTCACCGTCGGATCCGTCTTCCAGAGGCGCTTTCGCCACCGGCGGTCCGTCCAGGATTACGGGATTTCACTCCTACCCCAGACGTACCCCTCTGGTCTTCCGGTCCCAAGCCGCGCAGTTTCCACCGGACGCCCGCACGTTAGGCGTGCGGATTTCCCGATAGACTTGCGCGGCCAGCTACGGACGCTTTAGGCCCAATAATAGCGGTCATCACTCGTGCTGCCGGTATTACCGCGGCGGCTGGCACCGGTCTTGCCCAGCACTTATTCTGTAACCTTCCTACGGTTACAAAAAGCGAGGACTATATGCCCTCGCACTCGGAGTCCCCTTATCGCACTGGCGTGCAGTGTAAAGGTTTCGCGCCTGCTGCGCCCCGTAGGGCCCGGTATCTTGTCTCAGATACCGTCTCCGGGCTCTTGCTCTCACAACCCGTACCGATTATTGGCACGGTGGGCCGTTACCCCACCGTCTACCTAATCGGCCGCAGCCACATCCTATGGCGCCGGAGCGTTTCTGATTCCCCGCACTTCCAGCGTGGGAATCGTATTCCGGATTAGTCTCAGTTTCCCGAGGGTATCCGGATCCATAGGGTAGTTTGGCCACGTGTTACTGAGCTATCTGCTACGAGTACAAACTCGTACAACTAGCATGGCTAAATCGGACTCCAATAGCAATGACCTCCGGCAGGATCAACCGGAATGCTATATACTCCCGACCATTGTCGGGAGGGTTCTTGGCGGTGAATGTTAAGATACACACTCACACATAAATGGGTCCACGTTCGGTGACCCTAGATCGTCGACCGATCAGGCGACACCGAACTACCAAGGCTAACATCAGACCCCCTCTGTATGGCGGACCACAGGGGTGAGGTCCTCATCTTCTGCGTATTATTCGATAATCCCCGGTTCATACATAAGGCCTTCGAACCACTTCTCCAACGAGTGGGATTCACACCCTACGTTAAACGAAATCTGGAAGTTTTCCAAACAGCGCTCGAGCGTCGAACCCATTTTCTAACGCCAGATCCAGCTCGAGAGTCAGACCTACTGAGAAATCAGTTCGAAGATTCATCGGACGGTTCGAGGCCGGGCGGAAGTCCAAGATGTTTGACGCCAGTCTGATCATCGATTTGGAATCGGTACAGTTTGGTTTTTGATTCTGTGCTGGCCTGTTCGAACACGTCAGGGCGCCACCGCAACTCCATTTCATCGAGGATCGCATCTCGTTCGCTCTCCGGAACGTCGGCGATCGTTCCAGTGAGAAGGACACTCATCCAATTAAACGGCGTATCCGCGCGATATACCAAGAATCGAGCGACGTCGGTGCGGTCCGTTAGTTCCGCTTTCCGACTGCTGTGACCAAGGACGTACACGATGTAGAGACACGATTCCCCATCGAACCAGAATGACATCGGACGCATAACTGGGACATCATCGGTTGGAAGCCCAAGTACCCCGACGCTCTGACTCGAGAGAAATCCCGAGATTTCATCGTCATCCATTCGAGTCATGCCGTAGTCGCTGAGTCCATCGACAGTCATCACGTACCGAGAACGGGCCGAACCGTCTAAGGTGTTTGTCGGATTTTCACATACTGTTCGACGACGCAGAATCCATTCGAAAACGACGGGTTGCGACCGACCAGTAGCATGTTGAGGTGTTATACTGGAACCATTGCTCTCGGGAGTAACCACTACGGTCGGATGCCAACGGATAGAGAAACTGAACGACTGGGTGGACATTCATCAAGGCAGAGGATTTTTCACAAAGAGCAGCAGCCATACACTATGGACGACGAAACGGTCGGGATCGGCCTCGTACTCGTCTCTGCGATCGGGTTCGGTACACTCGGTATCTTCGGCGTGTTTGCCGCCGAGGAGGGAATTTCGATTCCAACGGTGCTCGCACTTCGGTTCAGCATCGCAACAGTCGTCGTCTGGACAGTCCTCCGCCTTCGAGGGCAATTTCGGTTTCTTACTGGGCGGACGCTCGCGATCGCGCTTGCGCTCGGCGGCATCGGGTACGCCACACAGAGTGGTCTCTACTTCTTTGGTCTCGAGTTCATGACGGCTGGAATGGTCGCGATCGTCCTCTATACCTATCCGGCGTTCGTCGTCTGCATCGTTGCGATTACGAATCCGGATCGTGTGAATACACGCCTGCTGCTCGCACTGGTCCTCTGTATCGGTGGTGTCGTATTCATTACCGGCGCAGATCCCGCAGGAGTCGACCCTCGAGGAATCGTGATCGTTCTCGGTGCGGCACTTGCATACTCGTTGTACATCGTCGTGAGCCAGCGGGCGCTGACAACGGTCGATGCCGAGGTGCTGACGGCGTTCGTGCTGCCCGCCGCAGCAGGAAGCTTCGTCGCGTTCGGCGTTGGAACGGAGACGCTGGCGATGCCGGGAACTGCCACGGGTTGGGGTGTCACCGTTGCGATCGCGATTTTCGCGACGGTGATACCTGTCCTCACGTTTTTTGCTGGGATCGCAAAGATCGGAGCGAGTCGAGCAAGCATCATCAGTACTGCTGAACCAGTTGTCACGGTTGTGTTGAGCGTGCTCGTATTGGAAGAGCCGGTGACGGTCGTGACGGTTGTCGGTGGAACACTCGTCCTCGCGGGCGTGATCATCATTCAGCGCGAGAATTCCTGAGAAGGGTCCGTCGTTACCACGAGATTTGAAATCGATGCACTAATATGTCACACCACCATGTCCGCTGTTCTCAGTCAGAAGTGGTAGCCGACAAGAGGGAAGGGTAAACAGAGGAACAACAGCGGACATGGTGGTGTTGGGAACGGGCAGTCACGATCGCCGGTGTCACCGTAGCGGGGCGTGCGCACAGACAAGAACCGTATCAGAGAGATTATAGCGAGATTAAAAAAAAGGGCCCAACGGCCGACTAGGTCGTCATCTACAGTACCCGTTCCTAAGCCGTGCGACTATCACGGATACATACTGTATCGGTCTGAGAGAGCATAATAGTGTAGTCATCGACGGCAAATTCGATAGTAAACGAGGTATCGAAGTCCTTCGCATGACGGTGGAAACTGATCAGCGCATCCGGATTGATCTGCTCGTACAGCGGCTCAAGTTCGGTGACAGGAACGTTTTCGAGTGCGGCCAAGCCCCGTAGAATCGTTTCCACTATCGACTCCGGATCCTGCCGTTCGGTCTGAATTTCGACCTGAGTATCGTTCTGGAGCCGGTCGTGATGATCCATGAGCCGCCTTGTACTTGGATAGTAAAGAAATTTACTGCAGATATTTTGATTTTAGTTCAATATATGGTGTTTTTCCGAACTCAGTTCCATACGACTACTGAGCAGCGAATGGTGGAAGCTAGTTGCAGGGATTCAACAGCCTCGTGGTATTGTTTCATCACGCGCGTTAGGGTGATGGAGATGAGCAAGTACTACAAACACAACAGAAAAGTGCCCGACTCGAGCCACACGAGCACAACTTACGTCTGCTGACGTGTCTCGAGAATCTGCTCGGGAACTTCGTCGATATGCTCGAGTGCGACTTTCAACACTGCGTCGTGGACTTCGCGCGTTTCGTCGTCACGAATACCCATCCGCCGGAGTTCGGGCGTGACCGTGATCCCCAGTTGATCCTCAAGTTCGTCCCATGTCTCGCCGCGGGCATACAATGGTCGCTGGCGGACGGCACTGTATTCGAACGCTGGACCAGGCACTGCATCGTCGTCACGTGGTTGTTCGGACGAGGTTTGAGTCGACGTCAACGCCGGTTGGGCCGAGTCATCGTCAGGTGCGTGGGTTGGTGTCTCGGCGGTCGCGTCGATATCGTCACCATCGTCGACTTCGTCGGCCGCAGAGTCGTCATCGTCAGTCCCAAGGTCATCGAACGGATTCGTCATCGATCGATCCCTCCATTGGCAACGATCGCTGCGAGTTCCGCGTAGTGTTCGATCTGGTCGCTCTCGGGATCGTACTCCTGAAGCGGCTTGTTTTCTTGCAGTGACCGTGAAAGCGATGAGCGGCGTCGAATGCCCGGTTTCGGCGCCGGTATCTCACCAGCATCGATCTGTTCGAACTCGGTAGCCGTAATGCGGGCAAACGACGGAACAGCCTCGCTGAGTGGCTGGCCGGGGTTCACTTCATAGCTCGCCGTGTTCAGGTTCTCGAGCAGCTCTCGATCCTCAGTTTGTTGGTCGATGCGGTCCGAGAGTTTGTTCGGGACGACCGCGAGAACGTCGACGTCGATGTATTCACGAGCTGGTTCGATGAGTCGCTCCATCGTCCGTTTGTACCCACCAATCGAACTCGATCCCGGTTCGATCGGAATCATGACGTTGCCCGTCGCGACGAGTGCGTTGTTGTTGAGCATCCCCGGATACGCAGGGCAGTCGAAGACAATGTAGTCGTACTGCTCGCCGAGAAGCGGATCGACGATCTTCGATTTCACACGAGCCGAGCCCTGCATTGCACCGGCGAGGTCTTTCTCGACGTCCTCGAGCGTGTTCGACGACGGCAGCAGATCGAACCCGTGCTCGGTCGGCTGAATGAGATCGTGCGGCGTCGCCGTTCCCTCGAGAATGACATCGCCGAGATTTATCTCGCCTTGGTATGCATCCTCGAAGCCGAGTCCGTTAGTCGCGTGACCGTTCGGGTCGAGGTCTGCGAACAACGTCTCGCCGCGTTCGGCAAGCTGTCGGGCGAGATTCATCGAGGTCGTTGATTTACCGACGCCGCCTTTCAGGATAACGACACTTACTGCGCGTGGCTCAGTTTCTGTTGCCATAGTGGGGTCCTCCGCCGCGATAGCAATAGGCACCTATTGTAGATAGAATGCCTGCTTCAGCGGACATTCAGTCTATCTTTACGATCACTCTTAATTCTACCGTAGGTAGCTCCAATAGGTGGCTCAGCTCCAATAGGTAGCATAGGTAGTTGAGGTTTAGTAGTTGAACTACCTTAGGTAGATAAGGTACCTATTGTACCGAGTATAGCTATTGTGCCTGTTTCAGCTCGCTATGGAAGTTTTGCTTCCCCAGCTGGTGCCGCTCTCGAGAAAAAGTGGGCGAACTGCTGATCGTTCATCGGCAGCAGCGTTCGCTCGAGAGCACCGTCCGCATCGGCATATTGCCCCAAGAGTTTATCGTTCACGTGAACGAGAGCGTACCCCCTAACTAACTCACCCCGTAACTATATATTATAGATCGTTATAGATCGTCTCGGATAATGAAGGCAGTAATGCTAGAAGAGTTCCAGGAACCGCTGGAAGTCCACAACGTCGAACGTCCCGAACCCGAATCGCATGGTATCGTCGCCGAAGTCGACGGCTGCGGTGTCTGTCGAAGCGACTGGCACTGCTGGCAGGGGGATTGGGATTGGTTTGGATACAGACCGGATCCGCCACACATTCTGGGACACGAGCCCTGCGGAACCGTGGTAGAAGTCGGCGAAGACGTCGAAACAGTCTCCGAAGGAGACCACATCGCAATTCCGTTCAATTTCGCGTGCGGAAAGTGTGAACTCTGTCGAAACGGCCGCGAGAACATCTGCGAAAATCACATCGGACTCGGATTCATGAACGAGGCACCGGGTGCCTTCGCAGAAGAAGTCCACGTCCCAAACGCCGATATCAACGCAGTCCCGCTCCCAGACGAGATCGATCCGGATACAGCCGCCGGAATCGGTTGCCGATTTATGACGTCGTATCACGGGATGGCCCACCGAGGAGATGTGGGCAACGGGGAAGACGTCGTTGTCCATGGGCTCGGTGGGGTCGGGTTGTCCGCGGTCCACATCGCGGATGCGCTTGGTGCGAACGTAATCGGCGTCGACCTCTTCGAAGACAAACTCGAAAAAGCCGAACAACTCGGTGCCGTCACGACGGTCAACGCCTCCGAAGTGGACGATCCAGCGAAGGAAGTCCGCGATATCACGGATGGTGGTGCTGACTGCTCGGTTGACGCACTCGGAATCGCGACTACGTGCCAAAACGCAGTCAACTCACTCGCAAAAGGCGGCCGCCACGTCCAAATCGGACTGACGACAGCTGAAGAAGAAGGGCAAGTCATGCTACCAACGGACGATTTCGTCGCGAAAGAAATCGATTTCCGAGGCTCGCTTGGGTTGCAACCCTCGCGCTACCCCGAAATGCTCGATATGATCAAGACCGGAAAAATCGATCCCAGCAAACTTGTCTCCGAAACGATCAGTATCGAGGAGGTTCCGGATACGCTGGCGGCGATGAACGACTACGATACGATGGGGATCCCAGTCTGTAGTGAGTTCTGAGTGAGACTGGCGTTCACCCAGTTTTGTACGGTCGTACCGAAGGCGACTACCGTCGCTGATCAACGTTTCAATCAACTCGAGCGTGCCCGCGTACGTGACGTACCCCTCACTGCCTTACGTCAGTTAAAATACCGGCATAGAGCCGGTATCTGAGCCCCCTCCGGTGGTGGTGTGTCAATCGAAGGGCGATCAGAGACCAGAACCGTCGGCCGGACCGACCAACGTCCAGTCAGTGGCGAGAATACGATGAGATCTCGTATACGTGACGAATTCTGTCTGAAACGACCGAATTCCGCCCCTCTCGCCAAGTAGGCAATTCGGTCGACCCTCAATAACTCTGTTGGAGTAGCGAAACCGAGATCCAAGACCCACTACCAACTATTCATAAAACTTAACAGTCCGAGAACCAGCACCGACACCACCATGTCCGCTGTTCTCAATCGACAGCCAACAGCCAGACAAGAACAGCGGACATAGTGGTGTTGGGCAACGTGGCCATACAAACGCTCGAAAGAGCCGATTCGAGGGCAAGAAACTAATCCTACCGTACTTGCTTCACGACTGTCGTCGTTCGCTCCCTGTTGCTTCTTGAAAGAGGGACTTGAGACCAATTTCCAGAACGGACGGATTGAAACGAGAGCAGTCAGTAAAACTCAGTCAGCGACGTGTTCTCATCAACCGAATCAATCTCGGCGAGGTGATCCTGAAGGGAATCATGAATTCCAACATCGTCAAGAACCTCATCTAGCGCAGAGAGGACGAGGTCGAGATCCATATCAAGCGTGTACTCACGGTATGTTCCCCCACGGCGTCCTTCGTTTCGCTCGGTGACCGAAACGAGTCCAAGCATTGCGAGTTCAGAGAGATGATCACGCATCCGACGTGGGACGAGTGGATCGCGACCGGCACGCTGGGCAAAACTCGTGTAACGTGGTCGGACATCTCGAGATCGAATCGGCGTCTCACCCTGAAGGTGAAGCGTGAGCAACGAATACAAAACGAGATGGCCGTGTTGAGTGAGTCCGCTAATGCCTTCTTCGATACGGCCACGCTCCAGGTCGTGACGGCCAGATTCGACGTGAGTTTCGGTGACAGTGGTCGTCCCTTCTTCCTCTCGAGCGAGATCCCCTGCTTTCATCAACAGATCGATCGACTGTCGGGCGTCGCCGGCGTCTTTCGCCCCGTAGGCTGCACAGAGTGGAATAACTGCATCGTCGAGCACATCGTCGTGGAACGCAACAGCAGC belongs to Natronorubrum aibiense and includes:
- a CDS encoding pyridoxamine 5'-phosphate oxidase family protein, whose translation is MTVDGLSDYGMTRMDDDEISGFLSSQSVGVLGLPTDDVPVMRPMSFWFDGESCLYIVYVLGHSSRKAELTDRTDVARFLVYRADTPFNWMSVLLTGTIADVPESERDAILDEMELRWRPDVFEQASTESKTKLYRFQIDDQTGVKHLGLPPGLEPSDESSN
- a CDS encoding DMT family transporter is translated as MDDETVGIGLVLVSAIGFGTLGIFGVFAAEEGISIPTVLALRFSIATVVVWTVLRLRGQFRFLTGRTLAIALALGGIGYATQSGLYFFGLEFMTAGMVAIVLYTYPAFVVCIVAITNPDRVNTRLLLALVLCIGGVVFITGADPAGVDPRGIVIVLGAALAYSLYIVVSQRALTTVDAEVLTAFVLPAAAGSFVAFGVGTETLAMPGTATGWGVTVAIAIFATVIPVLTFFAGIAKIGASRASIISTAEPVVTVVLSVLVLEEPVTVVTVVGGTLVLAGVIIIQRENS
- a CDS encoding HalOD1 output domain-containing protein, whose amino-acid sequence is MDHHDRLQNDTQVEIQTERQDPESIVETILRGLAALENVPVTELEPLYEQINPDALISFHRHAKDFDTSFTIEFAVDDYTIMLSQTDTVCIRDSRTA
- a CDS encoding ParA family protein, with translation MATETEPRAVSVVILKGGVGKSTTSMNLARQLAERGETLFADLDPNGHATNGLGFEDAYQGEINLGDVILEGTATPHDLIQPTEHGFDLLPSSNTLEDVEKDLAGAMQGSARVKSKIVDPLLGEQYDYIVFDCPAYPGMLNNNALVATGNVMIPIEPGSSSIGGYKRTMERLIEPAREYIDVDVLAVVPNKLSDRIDQQTEDRELLENLNTASYEVNPGQPLSEAVPSFARITATEFEQIDAGEIPAPKPGIRRRSSLSRSLQENKPLQEYDPESDQIEHYAELAAIVANGGIDR
- a CDS encoding zinc-dependent alcohol dehydrogenase family protein, whose translation is MKAVMLEEFQEPLEVHNVERPEPESHGIVAEVDGCGVCRSDWHCWQGDWDWFGYRPDPPHILGHEPCGTVVEVGEDVETVSEGDHIAIPFNFACGKCELCRNGRENICENHIGLGFMNEAPGAFAEEVHVPNADINAVPLPDEIDPDTAAGIGCRFMTSYHGMAHRGDVGNGEDVVVHGLGGVGLSAVHIADALGANVIGVDLFEDKLEKAEQLGAVTTVNASEVDDPAKEVRDITDGGADCSVDALGIATTCQNAVNSLAKGGRHVQIGLTTAEEEGQVMLPTDDFVAKEIDFRGSLGLQPSRYPEMLDMIKTGKIDPSKLVSETISIEEVPDTLAAMNDYDTMGIPVCSEF